GAAGTCTTCCGCATTGGCGCATGGTCTATGCCGATATGCTTCTGGAACGAGCCGAAGACTATATCGCGATTGACAGGATTCCCGAAGCGGGAATGGTACTGGATAAGTTGACCCGGTGGACGGAAACCCACATGCCTCCCGCAGCCGCAGATACGGCAAGCGAGGCTGCCCCCATCGTGTTCTGGAATGCAGACCTGCTGAAAGGCATTGTCGAACAGGTCCGCAGCACGCTAGCCAGGAAGAAGATGCTTGTGCCTGCTACGGAACGGGATGCCATTTTGCGCCGTCTGGACTTGGTCGAAAAGTGGATCGAGGAATCGAATATCCTCGAGGCGCACCAGGAACTGCTTGCGCTTCGCAGTGCCCTCATTGCCCGCCTACGCCGCTCGTACAGGGCTCGTCTGGCTTCTAGCGACTACCGTTCGGGGACATTCGTACAGCCCGCGGGTACGCTTGTGGGCCCGTACAATGCCCGCCATACGCTCGAGGAAACTTTTCAGGTGGTGGGCGAACGAGACCCGATTTGGGTCGAAGATTTTCTTGATATCTATAACGATTTGTTCCGCATCGTCGAAAGACTTGCTCCACAAGAGAAAAAATAGTTGTATATTCATTAGGGAAAGGGGTACTTATGAAAAAAATTATGTTTTTCTATGTGTTGGCCGCACTCGCCTTGTCTCTTGTGGGCTGTGGTGATTCCGGTTTTGACACGGGCAAAGATTCTTCGTTGATAGTCCACATAGAGGACGGAGTATTCGTCGACCAGCGTGATGGCGAAAGGTATCGCGTAATCAAGGTCGGCAGTGATGTTTGGCTGGCCGAGAACTTGCGCTATAAGGATAGCACGGAATCGCCGAATCTGGAGGGCAATATGTGGTGCCCTGACGATGACCCCGCGAAATGCGCCAAGTTTGGCCCGCTCTATTCCTGGACTGCGGCAAGGAATGTTTCTTCGGACTATTCGCAAAGGACCTTGGGGCGTAACATATCCCAGTTGCGCGGAATCTGCCCGGAAGGATTTCGCCTGCCGACGAATAGCGATTGGGTGTATTTGGCGATGGTTGCGGATAAGTTCTCCGGGGAGTGGGCTGTTGCCGAAATCCTTAAGGCGCCGGAAGGCTGGGAAAGCTGGAGTTCTGACATCCTTATCTATGATTCCACCTGGTACAGTTTCGATGCGCTTCCTGCCGGAAGGCGTAACATGGAAGGCGGCTTCCTGGAAAGCGGGCTGTTCGCGTTCTTCTGGACTGCCGACGAGATAGACAACGCAACGGCTTCGGGCTGGACTCTCCGCGATGATAATGACTTGTTGGATTCGGGAAGGTATTACAAGGAACACGGAATGTCGATTCGCTGCCTCGTCGAAGATCCGGAATCGGTCGAATGGAAGGGTGAAACGAACAGAGGGGGATTCCAGTTCCATTATTCGACATTGGAATACGAAGGCCAGGAATACAAGGTTCTGGATTTCGGTGGCGTGACCTGGATGGCCGAAAACCTGAATGTTGAATCGGAAAATAGCCGCTGCTATGCAGATAAGGAAGAAAACTGCGAGAAGTACGGACGTCTCTATTCTAGGGAAGATGCCTCGAAGGTTTGCCCGGAAGGCTGGAGATTGCCTACTAATGCCGAATGGAACAATCTGTTCTATGCTGCCGGCTTGAGTGCGACAAGATTGATGTCCACGGAAGACTGGCACGGAGGAAACGGAACGGATGATATTGGCTTTACGGCTCTCCCGGCAGGCATATATGATAATGGCTCGTTCTCTGATTTGACAATCTCTACCTATTTCTGGGAAGCGGACAAGGGGAATGTTTGCTCGGCGGCACAAACCGGAGTGAGCATGAATTACTACAGTACGGGTCTTACATCAAATACGTTCTCTTCCAACACCTACGTATCTGTGCGTTGTGTCAAGTTGGGGTCGTGCAATGGACTATAGGATTCTGCTGCGCTTTGTCGGGAACAGTGCCGATCTAGATGCAATCTGGAACGAACTGATGGAACGCTTCCCGGAGGCCGACTTGCCGGGAGTGGATTCTGGTGACTGGTACGGTGTTGACGACGTGATGACCGACGAGTACGAGTGCCGTTTCGAGGAATTGCCCGAAGAAGAACTGATGGCCATGGATGGCTCGCTGCTTGTCGACGACGAGTTTCCTGAAGACTTTTTCGATGAACTGATGGAACGATTTGAACGTGTCTATGGCGTTTTCAAGTGGTCGTCGATGGAGGTTGGGATTGGTTGCGGCACGAGTGAGGGGTGGGGCGAGTTTATTGCGGACTATGCCGACGATTCCTCCGACGAGGCCTACGAAATATCCGAGGCCGTCCTTGGATTCTAGGAGATATTACCTCGAGCGAAAAGTCTCGAGGTAAATTTTTTTTATGCATGCCCTTAAAAAGGTGTATTGCATAAACGAGACAAATAATGTCATCCTTATGTGTGCCGGTGTTGAAGGATAGGCTTATGTATGGCAATGTGCTGAAGGCTTCGTACAAGGCCTCTAGAAAGGGGATAGTATAAATAACGTTTTTATGTAAGTTGTGCTAGTTTGTTCGGAATCTACATTTTGAGGACAATATTTTGTTCATAAAATAGGAGTAGATGATGAATAAAAAATTAGCCTTGTGTGTGGCGATGGGGTGTACAGCAGCCTTTGCCGCGACAAACTATGACCTTCTTGGCCGTAACGGGAGCAAGAAGAATTCCCCGATGGTCTACAGGAATGTGGACTATGGTGCAATGAAAAAGGATCGCCAGCACGATGCCGCCTCGTTGCGGGGTGACAGGTCCTTGAAGAAACTTTCGTCCGGCCTGAATGGCCTCGTTGCCCTAGAGGGTGCGTTTAGCACTAGGGGACTCGCATTTAGTAAGAACGGGAATCCTTATTCATTCTATTTGAAACGGTATTATCAAAACGGGTACGAAGGGTATGGCTATTACGAGTTGCTTAATGGTTCCAGCAATACGTATTTGAACGAATTGAATAACGTCTTTAAACCCGTTAACATTGTACAGAACTATACGCCTAATGGCCTGATTGTTAATAACAGTTCGCCCAATAATGGTCCCGCATCCAATGTGTATGGTTTTGATTTTACGGAACAGTACTATTATAACTTCAACAATTCCACTCCTTTCTCAGCCTTGGAATATAATGTTGCCAAAAAGGGGGATGTTGAATGGTGGCTGTATAACTCTGGCTATAGCCAGTGTCAGGAATGTGGAGATGTCGGCCTCTATATGGATGCGGATGCGTTCCCTGTAAGATTGAATCCATCAAAGGTCGTAAAGTATCTCGTTTACGATGAAAACGACCACATTTTCCCGAGTAAGGCAACCGAAATGCTTTCGGCCAGGACGTACAGCATACTTCAGGCTTCGACTACCGAAAATACCAGGGTCTTTGTCACTAATGCCTTGCCTCAAAATCCGGGCTCCAAGACTCCGCAGGTGTATATGGGCGTCCATAATCGCGCGAATAGCCCCGAGGTGCTCCAGGAGGATGCTGTGTACTATGGTCCCGAGGCCAGGGACCTGGATAACTATATCTACAACAATCGTACTGTAGAAGTTGTGGCTGCAGGTAATTACTGGATTCGAAACAACGATGCCCAGCTTAATGCTCAGGCGCATGCGGCCAACGCCATTACGGTTGGCGCCGTCAATGCCGGTGACCAGAAAATTGCGGACTATACGTCGAACAATTCCAAGTACTGTACTAGAGGCATTGGAAATTGCCCGAATGGCTACTATACCAATAATGGTTCTAGCAAGCCTGAAATCTACGGTTACACCAATTTCTATATGGATAACGACAGGAAGAGGACGTATACCAACTGGTTTACGCAAGAGGCTTTCGTCTATGATCCTTACTATAGTGGAACCGAATCTGCTGCATCGTATACGGCAGGTATGGTTGCTGGGCTCCTGAGGGCCAACCCCTTCTACCGTTGGCATCCTGAAGTGGTCAAGGCGGTACTTTTGGCTTCTGGTGATAACAACATCAATACGCCGTATCCGCATGGGCAAACCCCGGCGACGACAAAGGTGCCGACTTACAGGAGTACGGTCTTTAATCGTTTCCACAATGACTACTTCCATGAATCGCGTTATTGGATTGGCGACTGGGATAATCTTTATACGCATTCCGAAGGCAACTCGACTGAAATCCGCTTTAGCGTTAAGCGCCCGGACAACAAGTACAATTTCTCTGCGGCCATTGCCTGGTTGACGAGTGGTAACGATATTGCCAATTATGGCAAGATCCCGCAGGACTTTGATCTGTATGTGTACGAGAGTAATTCTTCGAATGTCGATAACATAGATGTCTATAATTACAAGACGTCATCTCGCAGTGGCGGTAATGCGTTCGAGAAGGTTTCGTTTACCTCGAGTGCGCAGTATCTGACGTTCCGCATACTACTCTATACGGAAGATTCACGCTCCGAAAACTATAGGCAGGCCGTTATAGGCTTTGACGTCGCCTCGGCAAACTGATTTCCTTGACCACCGGATAAATAAATCCCCGAAAGCCAGAAGGTTTTCGGGGATTTGATTTTTAAAGGTGCTGGCGGTCGTCCGTGAGCAACAAAGCCCCTGGTATTAACCAGGGGCGGTTGCGAGAGTGAGCGCTGACCGGAGAAGTAGTCCCCGAGTTTGGCGCGAACGGTCGCTTAAGTCTTGTCTTCGCCGCGGAGCATGATGACCTTGCCCGTGCGGATGTATTCGACGATTTCGAACTTCTGCAACAGGCTCTTGAGCGTGTCGACCTTCGTGCTGTTTCCGGTAATCTGGATGATCATCGAAGTGGCGGTCATGTCGACGGTGTTCGCCTTGAAGTGGTCGCACAGCTGCAGAATTTCGGTACGCTGGTCTGGAGTGCAACGCACCTTGATGAGTGCGAGTTCCTTCTCGACGGCGTCCGTGCCGGTGTGGTCCTTCGCTTGCACCACGTCGACGAGCTTCTCGAGCTGCTTGATGATCTGCATCAGGATTTCGGGATTGCCGTGGGCGATGATGTTCATGCGGCTGAAGTTCGGGTCGAGCGTGGGGGAGACAACGAGGGAATCGATGTTGTAGCCACGGCGGGAGAACACGAGGGCGATACGCACGAGCACGCCCGGGCGGTTCGCCACCAACAAACTAATGGAATGTCCTTTATCTATCATGGT
The window above is part of the Fibrobacter sp. UWR2 genome. Proteins encoded here:
- a CDS encoding FISUMP domain-containing protein: MKKIMFFYVLAALALSLVGCGDSGFDTGKDSSLIVHIEDGVFVDQRDGERYRVIKVGSDVWLAENLRYKDSTESPNLEGNMWCPDDDPAKCAKFGPLYSWTAARNVSSDYSQRTLGRNISQLRGICPEGFRLPTNSDWVYLAMVADKFSGEWAVAEILKAPEGWESWSSDILIYDSTWYSFDALPAGRRNMEGGFLESGLFAFFWTADEIDNATASGWTLRDDNDLLDSGRYYKEHGMSIRCLVEDPESVEWKGETNRGGFQFHYSTLEYEGQEYKVLDFGGVTWMAENLNVESENSRCYADKEENCEKYGRLYSREDASKVCPEGWRLPTNAEWNNLFYAAGLSATRLMSTEDWHGGNGTDDIGFTALPAGIYDNGSFSDLTISTYFWEADKGNVCSAAQTGVSMNYYSTGLTSNTFSSNTYVSVRCVKLGSCNGL
- a CDS encoding S8 family serine peptidase — protein: MNKKLALCVAMGCTAAFAATNYDLLGRNGSKKNSPMVYRNVDYGAMKKDRQHDAASLRGDRSLKKLSSGLNGLVALEGAFSTRGLAFSKNGNPYSFYLKRYYQNGYEGYGYYELLNGSSNTYLNELNNVFKPVNIVQNYTPNGLIVNNSSPNNGPASNVYGFDFTEQYYYNFNNSTPFSALEYNVAKKGDVEWWLYNSGYSQCQECGDVGLYMDADAFPVRLNPSKVVKYLVYDENDHIFPSKATEMLSARTYSILQASTTENTRVFVTNALPQNPGSKTPQVYMGVHNRANSPEVLQEDAVYYGPEARDLDNYIYNNRTVEVVAAGNYWIRNNDAQLNAQAHAANAITVGAVNAGDQKIADYTSNNSKYCTRGIGNCPNGYYTNNGSSKPEIYGYTNFYMDNDRKRTYTNWFTQEAFVYDPYYSGTESAASYTAGMVAGLLRANPFYRWHPEVVKAVLLASGDNNINTPYPHGQTPATTKVPTYRSTVFNRFHNDYFHESRYWIGDWDNLYTHSEGNSTEIRFSVKRPDNKYNFSAAIAWLTSGNDIANYGKIPQDFDLYVYESNSSNVDNIDVYNYKTSSRSGGNAFEKVSFTSSAQYLTFRILLYTEDSRSENYRQAVIGFDVASAN
- the ilvN gene encoding acetolactate synthase small subunit encodes the protein MIDKGHSISLLVANRPGVLVRIALVFSRRGYNIDSLVVSPTLDPNFSRMNIIAHGNPEILMQIIKQLEKLVDVVQAKDHTGTDAVEKELALIKVRCTPDQRTEILQLCDHFKANTVDMTATSMIIQITGNSTKVDTLKSLLQKFEIVEYIRTGKVIMLRGEDKT